One Brassica oleracea var. oleracea cultivar TO1000 chromosome C7, BOL, whole genome shotgun sequence genomic window carries:
- the LOC106303550 gene encoding uncharacterized protein LOC106303550 — MGDHFVLFMDRLITEATIEEAIQSRNRMLQANAPVEEECIRVLDEKTLEKVRNGDLSMVLCRICHDEDVDSKMETPCSCSGSLKYAHRRCVQRWCNEKGNTNCEICHQGFKPDYTAPAPLLELGHVPLHFRGNWAISQREHPRFITVVPADPTFIHDHHHQYPLFSTTSFICFRSLVLIFMALLILRHTLPLVLTGSNLHVFPLFMLLFLRILGIMLPIYVVTKAVATCRRHSQNFETSDSEDSSDEEAELWRLPHTQSYIIGVP, encoded by the exons ATGGGAGATCATTTCGTGCTGTTTATGGACCGGTTGATAACAGAAGCCACGATTGAGGAAGCGATTCAGAGCAGGAACCGTATGTTGCAAGCCAACGCACCTGTCGAGGAGGAATGTATTAGAGTCCTCGATGAGAAAACACTTGAGAAGGTGCGTAACGGAGATTTGTCGATGGTGCTGTGTAGGATTTGTCACGATGAGGATGTGGATTCAAAGATGGAGACTCCTTGTTCTTGCAGCGGCAGCTTGAAG TATGCACATAGGAGGTGCGTGCAGAGATGGTGTAACGAGAAAGGAAACACCAACTGCGAGATTTGCCATCAG GGATTCAAGCCGGATTATACAGCGCCAGCTCCATTGTTAGAGTTGGGTCATGTCCCTCTTCATTTCAGGGGAAACTGGGCAATATCTCAACGTGAGCATCCTCGTTTCATCACAGTTGTACCTGCTGATCCCACTTTCATCCACGATCATCATCATCAGTATCCTCTTTTTTCCACCACAAGCTTCATCTGTTTCCGTTCTCTTGTTCTCATC TTTATGGCTCTCCTGATTCTCCGACACACCCTTCCCTTAGTCCTTACCGGATCAAACCTCCATGTCTTCCCTTTGTTCATG TTGTTGTTTTTGAGAATACTCGGGATCATGCTACCCATCTATGTTGTCACCAAAGCAGTCGCTACCTGCCGTCGCCATTCTCAGAACTTTGAAACCTCTGACTCTGAAGATTCATCTGATGAAGAAGCAGAGTTGTGGCGCTTGCCTCACACGCAATCTTACATTATAGGCGTGCCATGA